GATACGTCCGTGCACCTGTGATATCAGAATCAGAAGAACAGGCCGCAAACATGTACGCTCATTATTATAATGAAGCCGAAGAAGACGTCCACACGCAATTACAAGACAAAATCCGTGAGCTTGAAGAAGTTATTCAACAAATGCAAAATACCAACAGATGCCTCGAAAATAATGAACCGATTCCAGACTCTTCTTCAAAATCCACAACATCGGGCGAAGGCAGTATCAGATGCGATATAAAACCCTATCCCAAAAACGTCCCAGCTAGTAAGATGTGGGAAGCATGGACGAAGTTCATTGAGGACTTTCAACTGTCAGTTACCCTGCTTAACGCCCACGATCCCAAGCGCCGAATAGACTTACTGATGTTGTACATGGGAGACGACCTGAAGGGAGTTGTACGAGCCGCGAAACTTAAACCCACAGTAGAAAACGGTGAGTGCTATGAAACATTCGTACGGAATATCgatcaatatttgaaatcgatGACGGATCCAGCAGCGGAGCATGAGGCATTCTCTTGCATGCAGCAGGAAGAAGGGGAATCTGCGATTGGGTTCCATGCAAGATTGTCGGAGGAAGTCAGGTTGTGTGGCTATAGCGAACCGGATCAGGATGTGTTCGTACGAGCGCAGCTAATGCGAGGCTTGCGTAACCAAGAAGTAAAACAACAAGCTCGTATTTATGGGTTAAAAACGAATGAAATAGTTGTATCAGCAACCCGCGCCGAAGCATTTCACACCGAAGTTAAAACTCGAGTTGCCGAGTGCAGTGCTATGGCTATACGCAGTTATTCAACTCGTGATAGCAGGTCCCGAAACAAACGTAGATCAGATTCAGCAAAGGAGTTTGCGTCACACACCAAGAGGTACAGGTACACCGATAATCGCAGCTATGGTAGAGGCAGAAGCAGTTCCGATAATTCTTCAGTCAGTCGCAGATACAGATGCACCAGGTGCTTCGAAGACCGTTCTACACACGATAACGGAATTTGTCCGAAATTGGAAAAACGTTGTTACAACTGCAACAGAGAAGGACACATAGCTAGAGCATGCAGATTGAATAGAGTGAATGAACTGAGACACGATCGAAGTCCTAAGAGAGAAAACGATGAGCATGAACAGGTAATAAATTGAGTAGTTTTATCGTACTAtcattaaataaatgaaataaaatctttctcATTACATTgcgagatattaaaaaaaacatattcccttttttttctcattgtcGGAAAAGCAAATCAATTCCCTATCCTTATGCGATGTTTTGGTAGATTGCCGCATTGGATCTTCCACCCCGATAAAGTTCCTTATCGATTCTGGAGCCGACGTCAATGTAATCGGAGGCAACGATTGGAGCAAGCTTGAGCAGGAGATATGTGCTGGACAAGCTCACGTGATTTCTAAAAGTTCACACACTAATCGTAACCTTCAGGCGTATGCCACTAGGCGACCTATGAATATTGAGTGTATTCTTGAAGCTACCGTTGAGACTGTTAAATCTCGGAAATCGATCATGACTGCCGAATTTATTGTAGTCAAAGAGGGAAGACAATCGCTGTTAGGTAGGGCTACTGCAAGCGACATGGGTTTGTTAAGGGTAGGAGTCGAAATAAATAGCTGCACAGAAACAAAAATCTTCCCGAAAATGCCCGGAGTGCGCGTTAATTTCAGCATAGATACCTCAATCCCGCCAGTTAAAAATGCTTACTGCAATATACCAGCAGCATATCGTCAGGCAGCTCGCTTAAGGCTCGAGCAAATGGAAGCCAGtggtataattgaaaaaataacgcATGCACCTCGTTGGATAAGTGGTATGAGTGCAGTACCTAAGGGGAAAGATGATTTCCGTTTAGTGGTTAACATGAGGGCTCCCAATAGAGCTATTAAACGGGAGTACTTCCGACTGCCACTGGTCGACGAGATGAGAGTGAAGCTACACGGGGCTAGGTATTTCACCAAATTGGATCTATCAAATGCCTATTATCACTTGGAGTTAGGTCTTGAGTCTCGCGATTTAACTACTTTTTTAGCTGATAACGGGATGTACAGATTCACTCGACTTATGTTCGGGGTGAACTGTGCTCCCGAGATATTCCAGCGGGAAATGTGCCGGATACTGGAACACATAGAGAACAAAATAGTCTACATAGACGATGTCCTCATTTACGCTACGACGCTTAAGGTGCTACGAGAAACGGTTAGCCTTGTCTTGCAGATATTTAAATCGAACAACCTGACACTAAATACTGCCAAATGCGAATTCGATCGAACCGAAATAGCATTTTTGGGTCATCATCTCGATAAAAACGGTTTCAATATtgaaatctcaaaaataaaagatattgaaaaatttgagagtCCATCAAACGCATCAGAGCTCAGGAGCTTTCTTGGGCTAGCGTCGTTCATAAGTCCACACATAAGAAACTTTGCTGACTTGACCGCACCACTATGGGCTGCAACCGCGAACAATGCTTGGAGATGGGGAGAGGAGCAACAAACAGCTTTTAATCTCgtgaaaaatcaaatcatcCACTGTACGACCTCCCTTGGATTCTTTTCTGAAACGGATAAAACTATACTGTACACGGACGCTTCACCTCATGCTTTGGGAGCGGTGCTAGTGCAGGAAAATTCAGATAAGATTCCCCGTATCATAAGCTTTGCATCCAAAGCGTTAACGGAGACGGAAAGAAAGTACCCCCAGAACCAGCGGGAAGCTCTGGGAGCAGTATGGGCAGTGGAACGGGTTTCTTATTTCCTCACCGGCCGACCCTTCACTTTACGAACTGATGCCCAGGGTATGGCATTCATCATTAGTAGACCTCGTGAAGAATCCAAAAGAGCACTAACAAGGGCTGATGGTTGGTCCCTACGCCTAAGTCCCTATATTTATGAAGTTGAATATATAAAAGGTCTGGATAACATTGCCGACCCTTCATCGCGCCTATATCGTGGGGAAGACGAAGCATTCAACGAAGACGTAAGTCCTTGGGAAATCTGCCACTTACAGACCAACTTCTATGAATTCTTAACGAGGCAGGAAATTCAGGATTGCACCAAGAATGACGAAATTCTGCAACAGGTATGTGGAAACTCGAAAATAAAGCTTTCCTTTaggaaaagtttttgttttaacacTTGTTGATCACTTTTACAGGTTATCTGTTCGCTCGAATCAGGCAAATGGCCCGCTAATATATCCAGATACAAAACGGTGGCGAACGATCTGCATGTAGTTGAAGATATTTTGGTGAAGAACGGCTGTGCTGTTATACCAATGGAACTTCGAGAAAAAGTCCTAAACATAGCCCACCTGGGGCACCCACTAGAAGCTAAGCTCAAGAGCATTCTTCGCAAAAGGGTCTGGTGGCCGGGAATGGCAAAGGATGCCGAACAGTGGGTTAAATCATGTGCCTCTTGTGCTATAAACGGCAAGCCAGAAAAGCCCACACCTATGCAGCGAATATTTGCCCCTAGAATGGTATGGGACACGTTAGCAATCGACTTCAACGGCCCATATCACAAACTCGGCGGAATCTTAATCCTTGTGGTGATAGATTTACGGTCAAGATATGCGATAGCTTCGCCTGTGAAATCGACAAGATTTGAATACACAAAAGCGGTGTTAGATAGTATCTTTCGGAGAGAAGGTTTTCCTAAAGCTATTAAAAGTGATAATGGGCCACCTTTCAATGGAGAGGAATTCAAAGAATATTGTAACAAACGCGGTATAAAAACGATATTCTCAACGCCTTTCTATCCCCAGCAAAATGGGCTGGTGGAGTCCTTCATGAAAGTGGTAAATAAAGCTATCTCCACTGCATTATATTCTAACACAGACTATCGATGCGAACTACAGGCAGCGGTAGACGCGTATAACGCCGCGGACCACTCTACCACAAAGATGTCCCCTGAAGAAGTTCTCATGGGCCGTAGAGTTCAACGAGGGTTGCCGATCCTTAATGATGATCACATTCCAGATACAGTGCATACAAATGAAACCTTGGACAGGCACGACCGTGATAATAAAATCCGCTCAAAACACCGAGAAGACCAGCGACGTGGTGCAAGGCCATGCCGAGTCAAAGAAGGTGACACTGTAGTTGTTGAGCGGCAATCCAAAAGCAAAGGACAAACTAGGTTCCATCCGAAACGTTTCGCAGTTGATTCGGTAGATAACGGAAATTTGATCCTGATTGACTCCGATGGGCATAAACTCCAGCGTCACGTTTCGCAGACAAAAAAAGTATATCCATGGAGAGTCCAAGCCGAAGCACTTGGCAATTCGCAGAGCAACGAGAACTTCAATGGTGctgttgaaaataatgaacgtCCTACTAGGGAGAAACGAACTCCAGCATATCTAGCTGAATATATGCACTAGTTGTAGTTTccgctaaaaaaaaaagaaagttttaatcaactattttttggaataaatcaaaattagttaGGATAACCAAACagttcagttttgtttttgttttgtttacaattttgattttgacaagCCTCCTGAGATTGGTACtcacgaaaatttcaaaccacCTATgttagtacaaaaaaaaaccccagaCCACAGGTTATGTGAACAGATGAACTTTAATAGGAATCCATTACAGTGGGCGCAACACTGAATTTATTTACAGTATACTTTAAGCTATATTAATTGGAGAAGCTAGtgtagaaaagtttttttttctttaaacatttttttttagggAAGAAGGAAGATGTGTGGTACACGATCGAACAATAAGAGATTCACTGTGTTATCTTATAATTGTATACGATATCTCGCACACAGGCGAACACCAGTACTCTGGTGTACAGGCTATCACCAGCACCTCCGTTCGTCGTGCATCAGCCGTCTAACTGGCAAGTCCTTTGTACCTCGTGTAGTGTACCCTCGTAGCTCGGGTGATTTCCCGCCGGTGTTCGAGATCACACAAATTTAAGTACTTTTTTTGACGAAACTGTAAAGTACAAATTTTTattgactcaatgatcaactttcccaaagaccgcgagttattttgaattcggagaaaaaagtaatggtagtttttattttattttattttgaaacctgcaaaaaagggaatttcgacaaaattcaaaaacaaaattaaactatctgcatttttgatatttcttaaAACTGAAAGTCAAATCCTTTCACAGTAttaaacaaagttgttgaatgattttcaaagggTGTATATCCAATATTCAATGACTTTCTTTAATGATGTCAGCAGaagttgttatcttatttttttatggaatttctataaattgcggtagaattaaattttttgaaagcgttgtatctctgaaacaagaATATCTGGGCAATATCTGAGTCCTTATTGGAATGAAGGGTAGTAAATTATTGAAATCAGCTTTTGGTTTTAAAGCGAGTTTATTTGTTGATCAGTTATGATAGATAGGTTTTTACCTACaactgattaatttaaaaaattccacaCGCGAGGGATGCTGTTCCCCTTTGTAATCGTAATAATTTTTTGGGATGAATCACAGAATTACCAATACTGTTTTAGTcaagaaatcagaatttttctgAGTCATGTCGATTTGAAATCTATAATCGTCCATCCagtctttattataaaactttcctTACTCCGtcattaatcaagaacaaaaatatgtcactttatcatgaaattttgacTTCGCTTGAAACAAACAGTTATGACTTAACTAACTActattttacctttttccaataaatattGCATCCATGCCTTCAAAAGaactcaaaaaaagcttaaatcctacaaaaaagtcaacaacCTGGATGATTATGAGACAAGTGAAACTGCAAACAACTGACGTGCATATATGATCAAGTGGTcgatatatttcattttttttggtttagtagggACTGCTGTTTATTTAATGATAATTAACAATCAATCGTGGAAGAAATcgagaaataaatttcatttgagataagcttcgcgggccgcgcAGACATGcctcgagggccgcatgcggcccgcgggccgcgggttgctcatccctgtcGTAGAGTATTAAAATCtagtgcaaaacgtgtgatttgaaggtccttacaaatttttaaaatatctttcatgtaaatcctcatcttACAGTAGTTAAGTTTGAAAAGCtactttgaagaaattttgaaataactttgAACAGCGATAtagttttgatgttttcaacAATGTGTCTTTTATCGCGTATCtttaactttgtagaacaaaataaaGCTGTCtctttaagtaaaaaaagtgagaatgttatttttttttaaagcaggcttttaataattttttatgcttTCAAGTAATGAAGCATGTTTGGAAgagcaaattttctgaaaacacGTTAAAGCTCAAATGAAACACAAAGGCATTAAGAAAAAAgttccaatttttgtaatttctgaccactgtgcaatgttgTAGTCAATCGCAAAAGATATAatcgtaaaataaaaataatcgttaaaagatcgtataaaatgtcatttgaagtcagtttaaatcggatatgatataaagtccgccatgtttaaTGTTTGAAATGGTTTTGCTCCCGCGCGAGCATCACGTAAGAAAATCATCGgaatgttctctctgcaaccagcagtgaaTCCAGATGGCTAAGAATCATTTGGGAATTGAGTTATAtttgtgcagacctgtccggagctccGTAGCTCGGGAACAACACCTTGAATCACCGGATCACGAGCTACTGGGGGAATGCACACACCACTTAACTCGCTCGCTAGATtgccgactgactgactgactgcccAGCGTACACGCTCATGAGGGATGACCAAGGGTCGgtttaatccattcacacaatattgaccaatgagaggaCTGGAAAATTcggtcgctggcaacgatttgaaggcattgagagcaaaacttagCTCTCTCTtacattcttccgataggtatgAATCAACGTTGCCAGATTGGAAACCACTCAAGTCCATAGTTTTgagacgaaaaacgaaaaatgtactgtttttgcttaatgaaacttgatgtgtttttttggtcgtcaagtATAATTTTCGTTAATCCGTAGAATCCGATTATCCGCAAAAAATCCATAGGATATGCTGAAATTCTGTAGATCTACGAAGAAGTCTGTAGATCTTACAACGCtgggtacgaataaggtgtcggatagcaCCCAATTGAGGTAGTTTTCATtgttttagaaagaaatgaaatttatttatgcaAAATGCCTCAACTTTTATAAGgtaaatgttatttttcaactttaatacaatctttctataatttaaatggaacgtatatcaaacCAGCATAAGaataaagctacaaaaatgttttctggGACTAAGGTGataagcatatgagcatatttttgttatcaaCTTTAGGTTTTCCACCGGTGTTATTCGCGAGTGCTTGTTTAGTTATGTATGTGAGTTTTTTTAGCCAGTTTAATAAAAGAAGTATATGATGCGTACACAAGTTAACAAcaaatagaaatatatgcttacgcaaaaAGATGGCAATGACAGTTGGTTGAGATTttcatctcaacacacatccgaGATATAAAGAGTGGCCATCGATACCTCACTCTCgcctttaattttcttttttattcatatttaaaaaatcaaatttattttcttaatatcACTTCTTTTCGGGAAAACTTCAGGTTATTAACTAAACAAGTTTAAAGTATGAATGAAATCAAACAATCATCAACCTATTTCTATATATTGGAcagtttttcgaagaaaaaaaaatcgtttttaaataaattttccagaaaacataaaatcgcattagaaatgatagctcaaataGTTAATAATGCTAATGCGACTCGAAACTCCTACCAAAAAAGTATACGatcgttaaaattgtttaagGTCGGTATAAGTCGGATATGATAAagagtccgccatgtttgcaaatttgttatttcacacgggattcaagtgagaaaacaacgtTGATGTTCT
This sequence is a window from Uranotaenia lowii strain MFRU-FL chromosome 3, ASM2978415v1, whole genome shotgun sequence. Protein-coding genes within it:
- the LOC129752400 gene encoding uncharacterized protein LOC129752400, whose protein sequence is MNIKRDFPKSVIEISQPGYVEKVLQRFGMADCKPVSTPLDTNVRWTKLNDDLSGGLQPGSNTGEQPDLELPRKLRTPVLWCTGYHQHLRSSCISRLTGKSFVPRVVYPRSSGDFPPVFEITHLATVTGQDTRALESSIMAGKYVRAPSSGDDARDNKMNSLSNEEESAGNHLECSGRYVRAPVISESEEQAANMYAHYYNEAEEDVHTQLQDKIRELEEVIQQMQNTNRCLENNEPIPDSSSKSTTSGEGSIRCDIKPYPKNVPASKMWEAWTKFIEDFQLSVTLLNAHDPKRRIDLLMLYMGDDLKGVVRAAKLKPTVENGECYETFVRNIDQYLKSMTDPAAEHEAFSCMQQEEGESAIGFHARLSEEVRLCGYSEPDQDVFVRAQLMRGLRNQEVKQQARIYGLKTNEIVVSATRAEAFHTEVKTRVAECSAMAIRSYSTRDSRSRNKRRSDSAKEFASHTKRYRYTDNRSYGRGRSSSDNSSVSRRYRCTRCFEDRSTHDNGICPKLEKRCYNCNREGHIARACRLNRVNELRHDRSPKRENDEHEQQINSLSLCDVLVDCRIGSSTPIKFLIDSGADVNVIGGNDWSKLEQEICAGQAHVISKSSHTNRNLQAYATRRPMNIECILEATVETVKSRKSIMTAEFIVVKEGRQSLLGRATASDMGLLRVGVEINSCTETKIFPKMPGVRVNFSIDTSIPPVKNAYCNIPAAYRQAARLRLEQMEASGIIEKITHAPRWISGMSAVPKGKDDFRLVVNMRAPNRAIKREYFRLPLVDEMRVKLHGARYFTKLDLSNAYYHLELGLESRDLTTFLADNGMYRFTRLMFGVNCAPEIFQREMCRILEHIENKIVYIDDVLIYATTLKVLRETVSLVLQIFKSNNLTLNTAKCEFDRTEIAFLGHHLDKNGFNIEISKIKDIEKFESPSNASELRSFLGLASFISPHIRNFADLTAPLWAATANNAWRWGEEQQTAFNLVKNQIIHCTTSLGFFSETDKTILYTDASPHALGAVLVQENSDKIPRIISFASKALTETERKYPQNQREALGAVWAVERVSYFLTGRPFTLRTDAQGMAFIISRPREESKRALTRADGWSLRLSPYIYEVEYIKGLDNIADPSSRLYRGEDEAFNEDEIQDCTKNDEILQQVICSLESGKWPANISRYKTVANDLHVVEDILVKNGCAVIPMELREKVLNIAHLGHPLEAKLKSILRKRVWWPGMAKDAEQWVKSCASCAINGKPEKPTPMQRIFAPRMVWDTLAIDFNGPYHKLGGILILVVIDLRSRYAIASPVKSTRFEYTKAVLDSIFRREGFPKAIKSDNGPPFNGEEFKEYCNKRGIKTIFSTPFYPQQNGLVESFMKVVNKAISTALYSNTDYRCELQAAVDAYNAADHSTTKMSPEEVLMGRRVQRGLPILNDDHIPDTVHTNETLDRHDRDNKIRSKHREDQRRGARPCRVKEGDTVVVERQSKSKGQTRFHPKRFAVDSVDNGNLILIDSDGHKLQRHVSQTKKVYPWRVQAEALGNSQSNENFNGAVENNERPTREKRTPAYLAEYMH